The Lentzea guizhouensis genome contains a region encoding:
- a CDS encoding DUF1761 domain-containing protein, translating to MSLSVLGDLNWLAVLVATLAYYGLGAIWYAESVFGRAWRRSLGWDLTPPENTGHRVYTIPLATCFGATLATAVLGVATGTDNVLEGLLLGLVVGVGIAFPVMFVSGVFDTTKPAPKTFVAVGAGFHVIGLSLVGAILGQWR from the coding sequence ATGAGCTTGAGCGTGCTCGGCGACCTGAACTGGTTGGCCGTTCTCGTCGCGACGCTGGCGTACTACGGGTTGGGCGCGATCTGGTACGCGGAGTCCGTCTTCGGCAGGGCTTGGCGACGCTCCCTCGGCTGGGACCTCACCCCGCCGGAGAACACCGGTCACAGGGTCTACACGATCCCCCTGGCCACCTGTTTCGGCGCCACCCTGGCGACCGCGGTGCTCGGCGTCGCGACCGGCACCGACAACGTCCTGGAGGGCCTGCTGCTCGGTCTGGTCGTGGGCGTGGGGATCGCGTTCCCGGTGATGTTCGTGAGCGGCGTGTTCGACACGACGAAGCCCGCCCCGAAGACCTTCGTGGCCGTCGGGGCGGGCTTCCACGTCATCGGCCTCAGTCTCGTCGGAGCGATCCTCGGCCAGTGGCGTTAG
- a CDS encoding dihydrofolate reductase family protein has translation MAQLLRVQNFMVSSDGIAAGEDQSFENPFGLPGADRLFSWAGATASWPNRTDPGGSRGLDDYFTRDFAHNIGAEIMGRNKFGHQRGPWTDHGWQGWWGDEPPFHTPVFVLTHHERPSITLSDTTFHFVGGKPADVLEQARKAAEGKDVRLGGGVTTVRQFLDADLVDTLHVAVAPVTFGEGLRLWDSPDELLDRFHLDVVPSSSGVVHHLFWRKQL, from the coding sequence GTGGCACAACTGCTGCGAGTGCAGAACTTCATGGTCTCGAGCGACGGGATCGCCGCCGGCGAGGACCAGAGCTTCGAGAACCCGTTCGGGCTCCCCGGCGCCGACCGGTTGTTCTCCTGGGCCGGTGCCACGGCGAGCTGGCCGAACCGCACCGACCCCGGTGGCAGCCGCGGTCTCGACGACTACTTCACCCGGGACTTCGCGCACAACATCGGTGCGGAGATCATGGGCCGCAACAAGTTCGGCCACCAGCGCGGTCCCTGGACCGACCACGGGTGGCAGGGCTGGTGGGGTGACGAGCCCCCGTTCCACACCCCGGTGTTCGTCCTGACGCACCACGAACGACCGTCCATCACGCTGTCGGACACCACGTTCCACTTCGTCGGCGGAAAGCCGGCCGACGTGCTGGAACAGGCGCGGAAAGCGGCTGAGGGCAAGGACGTCCGGCTCGGCGGTGGCGTCACGACCGTGCGCCAGTTCCTCGACGCGGACCTGGTCGACACCCTGCACGTCGCGGTCGCGCCGGTGACGTTCGGCGAGGGGCTGCGGCTGTGGGACTCGCCCGACGAGCTGCTCGACCGGTTCCACCTCGACGTGGTGCCCAGCTCCAGCGGCGTGGTGCACCACCTGTTCTGGCGCAAGCAGCTCTAA
- a CDS encoding PH domain-containing protein — protein MMTANAVVLRPKKIRKVAWACAIGLVAVFTVVGLLLGNTPTGVIFRTSDQVAMILLGFLLAGGVLLLTRPKVNADATGISVRNVVTSHRFEWTDVLSISFPDGAAWARLELPEDEYISIMAVQAVDREYAVKSVRALRELHKAVHNQR, from the coding sequence ATGATGACGGCGAACGCGGTGGTGCTGCGCCCGAAGAAGATCCGCAAGGTCGCGTGGGCGTGCGCGATCGGTCTGGTCGCGGTGTTCACGGTGGTGGGCCTGCTGCTCGGCAACACCCCGACCGGCGTGATCTTCCGGACCTCCGACCAGGTCGCCATGATCCTGCTGGGCTTCCTGCTGGCGGGCGGCGTGCTGCTGCTGACCCGGCCGAAGGTGAACGCCGACGCCACCGGCATCTCGGTGCGCAACGTCGTGACGTCGCACCGGTTCGAGTGGACCGACGTGCTGTCGATCAGCTTCCCGGACGGCGCGGCGTGGGCACGGCTGGAGCTGCCCGAGGACGAGTACATCTCGATCATGGCCGTGCAGGCCGTGGACCGCGAGTACGCCGTGAAGTCCGTGCGCGCGTTGCGTGAGCTGCACAAGGCAGTGCACAACCAGCGATGA
- the ribH gene encoding 6,7-dimethyl-8-ribityllumazine synthase codes for MSGEGRPEQTKLDGKGLSVAIAATRWHTKITDQLVERALQAAQDAGCVDTTVVRVAGAIELPVVVQELARHHDAVVALGVVIRGGTPHFEYVCDSVTNGLTRVALDESTPVGNGVLTTNTEEQALARAGLPDSVEDKGYEATVAAIDTALVLRGLRQPWTERGFE; via the coding sequence ATGAGTGGCGAGGGCCGTCCTGAGCAGACGAAGCTCGACGGCAAGGGCCTGAGCGTCGCCATCGCGGCGACGCGCTGGCACACCAAGATCACCGACCAGCTCGTCGAACGCGCGCTGCAGGCCGCGCAGGACGCCGGCTGCGTCGACACGACCGTCGTGCGCGTCGCGGGGGCCATCGAGCTGCCCGTCGTGGTGCAGGAGCTCGCGCGCCACCACGACGCCGTGGTCGCGCTGGGCGTGGTCATCCGCGGTGGCACCCCGCACTTCGAGTACGTGTGCGACTCGGTGACCAACGGCCTCACCCGCGTCGCGCTCGACGAGTCGACGCCGGTCGGCAACGGCGTGCTGACCACCAACACCGAGGAGCAGGCGCTGGCACGGGCCGGGCTGCCGGACTCGGTGGAGGACAAGGGCTACGAGGCGACCGTCGCGGCCATCGACACCGCGCTGGTGCTGCGCGGGCTGCGCCAGCCGTGGACCGAGCGGGGTTTCGAATGA
- a CDS encoding bifunctional 3,4-dihydroxy-2-butanone-4-phosphate synthase/GTP cyclohydrolase II encodes MSTDFAEIERAIADIAAGRPVVVVDDEDRENEGDLIFAAEKATPELLAFMVRYTSGYICVPLTEEDCERLDLPPMFHTNQDVRGTAYTVTVDAREGVSTGISAADRARTIRLLADPTSKATDFNRPGHVVPLRAKAGGVLRRPGHTEAAVDLARLAGLSPAGVLCEIVSQKDEGDMARRDELEVFAADHDLAIITIADLIAYRRRVETQVVRAAEARIPTAHGVFTAFGYDSLLDGIEHVAMVYGEIGDGEDVLVRVHSECLTGDVLGSLRCDCGPQLDAALEAVAAQGRGVVLYMRGHEGRGIGLMHKLQAYQLQDEGADTVDANLVQGLPADARDYGTGAQILVELGIKSMRLLTNNPAKRVGLEAGYGLRVLDRVPLPISPNPENLRYLRTKRDRMGHELTQLEQYEAVVSATEDQE; translated from the coding sequence GTGAGCACCGACTTCGCTGAGATCGAGCGGGCGATCGCCGACATCGCCGCCGGACGGCCCGTCGTCGTGGTCGACGACGAGGACCGCGAGAACGAGGGCGACCTGATCTTCGCCGCCGAGAAGGCGACGCCGGAGCTGCTCGCGTTCATGGTCCGCTACACCTCGGGCTACATCTGCGTGCCGCTGACCGAGGAGGACTGCGAGCGCCTCGACCTGCCGCCGATGTTCCACACGAACCAGGACGTGCGCGGCACCGCCTACACCGTCACGGTCGACGCGCGCGAGGGCGTCAGCACCGGCATCTCGGCCGCCGACCGCGCCCGCACGATCCGGCTGCTCGCCGACCCGACCTCGAAGGCCACCGACTTCAACCGGCCCGGCCACGTCGTGCCGTTGCGCGCCAAGGCCGGTGGCGTGCTGCGCCGGCCGGGTCACACCGAGGCCGCCGTCGACCTGGCGCGGCTGGCGGGGCTCTCGCCCGCCGGCGTGCTCTGCGAGATCGTGTCGCAGAAGGACGAGGGCGACATGGCCCGCCGCGACGAGCTCGAGGTCTTCGCCGCCGACCACGACCTCGCGATCATCACGATCGCCGACCTCATCGCCTACCGCCGCCGGGTCGAGACCCAGGTCGTGCGCGCCGCCGAGGCCCGCATCCCGACCGCGCACGGCGTGTTCACCGCGTTCGGCTACGACAGCCTGCTCGACGGCATCGAGCACGTCGCGATGGTCTACGGCGAGATCGGCGACGGTGAGGACGTGCTGGTGCGCGTGCACTCCGAGTGCCTCACCGGTGACGTGCTCGGCTCGTTGCGCTGCGACTGCGGCCCGCAGCTCGACGCGGCGCTGGAAGCCGTTGCGGCACAAGGTCGTGGCGTCGTGCTGTACATGCGTGGTCACGAGGGCCGCGGCATCGGCCTGATGCACAAGCTGCAGGCCTACCAGCTGCAGGACGAGGGCGCGGACACCGTGGACGCGAACCTCGTGCAGGGTCTGCCCGCCGACGCGCGCGACTACGGCACGGGTGCGCAGATCCTCGTGGAGCTCGGCATCAAGTCCATGCGGCTGCTGACGAACAACCCGGCCAAGCGCGTCGGTCTGGAGGCCGGATACGGTCTGCGGGTGCTCGACCGCGTGCCGCTGCCGATCTCCCCGAACCCGGAGAACCTGCGGTACCTGCGCACCAAGCGCGACCGGATGGGCCACGAACTGACTCAGCTGGAGCAGTACGAGGCCGTTGTTTCCGCTACGGAGGACCAGGAATGA
- a CDS encoding riboflavin synthase, which translates to MFTGIVEELGHVVAVQDLPDAARIRVSGPIVTSDAKHGDSIAVNGVCLTVVDVEDNTFTADVMRETLVRSSLAKVAEGDKVNLERAAAVGQRLGGHIVQGHVDGTGTILAREKAEHWEMVHIGLPPQLARYVVEKGSITVDGVSLTVVTVAEDQFTVSLIPTTLELTTLGRRKPGDHVNLEVDVLAKYVERLAVPHLRAIAGEETQ; encoded by the coding sequence GTGTTCACCGGGATCGTCGAGGAACTGGGCCACGTGGTCGCGGTTCAGGACCTGCCGGACGCGGCGCGGATCCGCGTCTCCGGCCCGATCGTCACCAGCGACGCGAAGCACGGCGACTCCATCGCGGTGAACGGCGTGTGCCTCACCGTCGTGGACGTGGAGGACAACACGTTCACCGCCGACGTCATGCGCGAGACCCTCGTGCGCAGCAGCCTCGCGAAGGTCGCCGAGGGCGACAAGGTCAACCTGGAGCGCGCGGCCGCCGTCGGCCAGCGCCTCGGCGGCCACATCGTGCAGGGCCACGTCGACGGCACGGGCACGATCCTCGCGCGGGAGAAGGCCGAGCACTGGGAGATGGTCCACATCGGACTGCCGCCCCAGCTCGCCCGCTACGTCGTGGAGAAGGGCTCGATCACGGTCGACGGCGTGTCGCTGACCGTCGTGACCGTGGCCGAGGACCAGTTCACCGTGAGCCTGATCCCGACGACGCTGGAGCTCACCACACTGGGCCGCCGCAAGCCGGGGGACCACGTGAACCTGGAGGTCGACGTGCTGGCGAAGTACGTTGAACGACTGGCAGTCCCGCACCTGCGGGCCATCGCGGGCGAGGAGACCCAGTGA
- the ribD gene encoding bifunctional diaminohydroxyphosphoribosylaminopyrimidine deaminase/5-amino-6-(5-phosphoribosylamino)uracil reductase RibD, with product MALAVAESERVRGSTSPNPPVGCVVLDAHGHAVGFGGTQPAGGPHAEVMALKEAGVKAQGGTAVVTLEPCAHYGRTGPCTEALLEAGIKHVVHAVSDPNPRAAGGAERLRKAGVTVESGLLADEVSKGPLRAWLHYARTGRPHVTWKYAASLDGRIAAQDGTSQWISSETSRKEVHDLRAKLDAIIVGTGTVRSDDPALTARDADGIPLPRQPLPVVVGRSDLPVGAKLQHTALHLRTHDPDEVLTALVAEGVVDVLLEGGPTVAGAFLRAGRIDRVLAYVAPALLGAGPAAVLDAGVSTITDAVRLTVEDVTMSGPDLRISAVPQT from the coding sequence ATGGCGCTCGCCGTCGCGGAGAGCGAGCGGGTCAGGGGCAGCACCAGCCCCAACCCGCCCGTGGGCTGCGTCGTCCTCGATGCGCACGGCCACGCGGTCGGCTTCGGCGGCACTCAGCCCGCCGGTGGCCCGCACGCCGAGGTGATGGCGCTCAAGGAAGCCGGCGTCAAGGCGCAAGGTGGCACCGCAGTCGTCACACTCGAACCGTGTGCGCACTACGGACGCACCGGACCGTGCACCGAAGCTCTGCTGGAAGCGGGCATCAAGCACGTCGTCCACGCCGTCAGCGACCCCAACCCGAGGGCCGCGGGTGGTGCGGAACGGCTGCGCAAGGCCGGCGTCACCGTCGAGAGCGGTCTGCTGGCCGACGAGGTCAGCAAAGGCCCCCTGCGTGCGTGGCTGCACTACGCGCGCACGGGCCGCCCACACGTCACGTGGAAGTACGCGGCATCGCTGGACGGCCGGATCGCCGCCCAGGACGGCACCAGCCAGTGGATCAGCTCTGAGACCTCCCGCAAGGAGGTCCACGACCTGCGCGCGAAGCTCGACGCGATCATCGTCGGCACCGGCACGGTCCGCAGCGACGACCCCGCGCTGACCGCCCGCGACGCCGACGGAATTCCGCTGCCCCGCCAGCCGTTGCCGGTGGTCGTGGGACGCAGCGACCTGCCCGTTGGAGCCAAGCTCCAGCACACCGCGCTACACCTGCGCACGCACGACCCGGACGAGGTGCTGACCGCGCTCGTCGCCGAAGGGGTGGTGGACGTGCTGCTGGAGGGTGGTCCGACGGTGGCCGGCGCGTTCCTGCGCGCGGGCAGGATCGACCGCGTGCTCGCCTACGTTGCGCCCGCACTGCTGGGGGCGGGACCCGCGGCGGTGCTGGACGCGGGCGTGTCAACCATCACGGACGCTGTCCGGCTCACCGTCGAAGACGTCACCATGAGCGGACCAGACTTGCGGATCAGCGCGGTTCCGCAAACTTAG
- the rpe gene encoding ribulose-phosphate 3-epimerase has translation MIAPSILSADFARLADELAAVPTSDWIHVDVMDNHFVPNLTLGLPVVKSLLKVTDIPVDCHLMIEDPDRWAVEYAEAGAYNVTVHVEAATDPVALAKNLKAAGAKAGLSIKPGTPLEPHVEVLKHYDTLLVMSVEPGFGGQKFMADVLDKVRQARHLVDTGHLKLVVEIDGGINADTIEQAAEAGVDCFVAGSAVYDATDPGKAVEALRAQAAGAQRTGTR, from the coding sequence ATGATCGCCCCCAGCATCCTGTCCGCAGACTTCGCGCGCCTCGCCGACGAGCTCGCCGCGGTGCCCACGTCGGACTGGATCCACGTCGACGTGATGGACAACCACTTCGTGCCGAACCTGACCCTGGGCCTGCCCGTGGTCAAGTCGCTGCTCAAGGTCACCGACATCCCGGTCGACTGCCACCTGATGATCGAGGACCCGGACCGCTGGGCCGTCGAGTACGCCGAGGCGGGCGCCTACAACGTCACCGTGCACGTCGAGGCCGCCACCGACCCGGTCGCGCTCGCGAAGAACCTCAAGGCCGCCGGTGCCAAGGCCGGTCTGAGCATCAAGCCGGGCACCCCGCTGGAGCCCCACGTCGAGGTCCTCAAGCACTACGACACCCTGCTGGTGATGTCGGTCGAACCCGGCTTCGGCGGCCAGAAGTTCATGGCGGACGTGCTCGACAAGGTCCGCCAGGCCCGCCACCTCGTCGACACCGGCCACCTCAAGCTGGTCGTGGAGATCGACGGCGGCATCAACGCCGACACCATCGAGCAGGCTGCGGAGGCGGGCGTGGACTGCTTCGTCGCGGGCTCGGCCGTCTACGACGCCACCGACCCCGGCAAGGCCGTCGAGGCCCTGCGCGCCCAGGCGGCCGGGGCCCAGAGGACCGGAACGCGGTGA
- a CDS encoding flavoprotein, which translates to MTTRGLLGLVASGCGGVETWFRTELAEPAAQRGWRLAITLTPAVVPWFEEAGELDRLQQLTDLEIRWHPRLPGQPKPYPTPDAFLFAPASANSVAKLALGIGDNQALTALNEAIGVEGCKVVVMPQANADKRRHPMWETHVTTLTTAGVVVVSDVPPGRLLDLLDT; encoded by the coding sequence GTGACGACGCGTGGGTTGCTCGGTTTGGTCGCAAGCGGCTGCGGCGGCGTGGAGACCTGGTTCCGCACCGAGCTGGCGGAACCGGCGGCACAACGGGGCTGGCGCCTCGCCATCACCCTCACCCCGGCCGTCGTCCCGTGGTTCGAGGAAGCCGGCGAGCTCGACAGGCTGCAGCAGCTCACCGACCTGGAGATCCGCTGGCACCCCAGGTTGCCCGGCCAGCCCAAGCCCTACCCGACCCCGGACGCGTTCCTCTTCGCCCCGGCCAGCGCGAACTCGGTCGCCAAGCTCGCCCTCGGCATCGGCGACAACCAGGCCCTGACCGCCCTGAACGAGGCCATCGGCGTCGAAGGCTGCAAGGTCGTCGTCATGCCCCAGGCCAACGCCGACAAGCGCCGTCACCCGATGTGGGAGACCCACGTCACCACCCTCACCACAGCGGGTGTCGTGGTGGTCTCAGACGTGCCTCCCGGCAGGTTGCTCGACCTGCTGGACACCTAG
- a CDS encoding YncE family protein, whose amino-acid sequence MRNWSRWLSATVMTAALAVATALPATAEPPQRTVALPLTSFSDIAVDPTLGHVFVSSRTDHAVAVTDLAGNVVTKLTNLPGAAGLALSPDGDTVFVALSEYGAVAAVDTLTLTERARYPIGEVCPADLAVTGGRLYFSYGCTTWGGGIGRVALNGTDARTGLVAGHYSPHQLATSPARPGLLAAGQPSLSPSSLLVLREEGEGLAVQASRDAGGNLADVEFSRDGAQVHVASGAPYAIQSYTSDTLAVRGSYNTGPYPLAVTTSADTGALAAGINGGPSVRLYPAGSLTESRSYEAPDLYQASLAWGPGGRWVYAVGNRWGQAPALHVLRA is encoded by the coding sequence ATGCGCAACTGGAGCCGGTGGCTGAGCGCCACCGTGATGACGGCCGCCCTGGCGGTGGCCACGGCGCTGCCCGCGACCGCCGAACCGCCACAGCGCACTGTCGCGCTGCCGCTGACGTCGTTCTCGGACATCGCGGTCGACCCGACGCTGGGCCACGTGTTCGTGAGCAGCAGGACCGATCACGCGGTCGCCGTCACGGACCTGGCGGGCAACGTGGTCACGAAGCTGACGAACCTGCCCGGCGCCGCGGGTCTGGCGCTGAGCCCGGACGGCGACACCGTGTTCGTCGCGCTGTCCGAGTACGGCGCGGTCGCCGCGGTGGACACGCTGACGCTGACCGAACGCGCCCGCTACCCGATCGGCGAGGTGTGCCCGGCCGACCTGGCCGTCACCGGCGGCCGCCTGTACTTCAGCTACGGCTGCACCACTTGGGGCGGCGGCATCGGCCGGGTCGCGCTCAACGGCACCGACGCCCGCACCGGCCTGGTCGCCGGGCACTACAGCCCGCACCAGCTGGCCACGTCGCCGGCCAGGCCCGGTCTGCTGGCGGCGGGCCAGCCGAGTCTGTCGCCGTCCTCGCTTCTGGTGCTGCGCGAGGAGGGTGAGGGGCTCGCCGTCCAGGCGTCGCGTGACGCGGGCGGCAACCTGGCCGACGTCGAGTTCTCCCGGGACGGCGCCCAGGTCCACGTGGCCAGTGGTGCGCCGTACGCCATCCAGTCGTACACGAGCGACACCCTGGCCGTGCGCGGCAGCTACAACACCGGTCCCTACCCGCTCGCGGTCACGACGAGCGCGGACACGGGAGCACTCGCCGCGGGCATCAACGGCGGGCCGTCCGTGCGCTTGTACCCGGCCGGCTCGCTGACGGAGTCGCGCTCCTACGAGGCGCCGGACCTGTACCAGGCGAGCCTGGCCTGGGGTCCGGGCGGCCGCTGGGTGTACGCCGTGGGCAACAGGTGGGGTCAGGCGCCGGCGCTGCACGTGCTGAGGGCCTGA
- a CDS encoding RsmB/NOP family class I SAM-dependent RNA methyltransferase, with protein sequence MTNHSRGASKPSRPSRPHPPRGRTGPARPPVEDPARLAALETLRAVRQRDAYANLVLPQMLRDRRITGRDAALATKLTYGSARAQGLLDAVIEACSDRPLSEVDGSALDALRLGTYQLLRTRIPSHAAVASTVDLVRAELGSGIAGFVNAVLRRVAEQDEAAWVDELAPDPDTDPVGNLAFTHAHPRWIAQAFAEALGSRGEPLKLALEADDARPAVHLVARPGEVSADELAAIVGGDVAPYSPYGVHLETGAGDPGDLEPVRERLANVQDEGSQLCALALTRASLEGTDDRWLDLCAGPGGKAALLAALVGLEGGELIAVEKAPHRAELVRKLTSGLPVTVEVTDGRETGFVEGAFDRVLVDAPCTGLGALRRRPEARWRRQPADVGQLTTLQRELLTEALRLVRPGGVVAYVVCSPHLSETVGVVADVARRTGAEQLDTRTLFPEVPDLGDGPHVQLWPHLHGTDAMFCAVLRRPV encoded by the coding sequence ATGACCAACCACTCGCGAGGCGCCTCCAAGCCTTCCCGCCCGAGCAGGCCGCACCCGCCGCGCGGGCGCACCGGACCCGCCAGGCCACCCGTGGAGGACCCGGCGCGGCTGGCCGCGCTGGAGACGCTGCGGGCGGTGCGGCAGCGGGACGCGTACGCGAACCTGGTGCTGCCGCAGATGCTGCGCGACCGGCGCATCACCGGCCGCGACGCCGCGCTGGCCACCAAGCTCACCTACGGCTCGGCGCGGGCGCAGGGCCTGCTCGACGCCGTCATCGAGGCGTGCTCGGACCGGCCGCTGTCCGAAGTGGACGGCTCGGCGCTCGACGCGTTGCGGCTGGGCACGTACCAGCTGCTGCGCACCCGGATCCCGTCGCACGCCGCCGTCGCCTCGACCGTCGACCTCGTGCGGGCCGAGCTCGGGTCCGGCATCGCCGGGTTCGTCAACGCCGTGCTGCGCCGGGTCGCCGAACAGGACGAGGCCGCGTGGGTCGACGAGCTCGCACCCGACCCGGACACCGACCCGGTCGGCAACCTGGCCTTCACCCACGCCCACCCGCGCTGGATCGCGCAGGCGTTCGCGGAGGCCCTCGGCAGCCGCGGGGAACCGCTGAAGCTGGCCCTCGAGGCCGACGACGCACGCCCGGCCGTCCACCTGGTCGCACGCCCCGGCGAGGTGAGCGCCGACGAGCTCGCCGCGATCGTCGGCGGGGACGTGGCGCCCTACTCGCCTTACGGGGTGCACCTGGAGACCGGCGCGGGCGATCCCGGCGACCTCGAGCCCGTTCGCGAGCGTCTGGCGAACGTGCAGGACGAGGGCAGCCAGCTGTGCGCCCTGGCCTTGACGCGTGCGTCGCTGGAAGGCACCGACGACCGGTGGCTCGACCTGTGTGCCGGCCCGGGAGGCAAGGCAGCGCTGCTCGCGGCACTGGTCGGCCTGGAAGGCGGTGAGCTCATCGCCGTCGAGAAGGCACCCCACCGCGCCGAGCTCGTGCGCAAGCTCACCTCCGGCCTGCCGGTCACCGTGGAGGTGACCGACGGCCGGGAGACCGGCTTCGTCGAAGGGGCGTTCGACCGCGTTCTGGTCGACGCGCCCTGCACCGGTCTCGGTGCCCTGCGCAGGCGCCCTGAGGCGCGGTGGAGGCGCCAACCCGCCGACGTCGGCCAGCTCACCACACTGCAGCGTGAGCTCCTGACCGAGGCCCTGCGACTGGTGCGTCCAGGCGGAGTCGTGGCTTATGTCGTGTGCTCACCTCATCTTTCCGAGACCGTGGGGGTGGTGGCGGACGTCGCCCGGCGGACCGGAGCAGAACAGCTGGACACCCGGACGCTCTTCCCCGAGGTGCCGGACCTCGGGGACGGGCCGCACGTTCAACTCTGGCCACACCTGCACGGAACGGATGCCATGTTCTGCGCGGTGCTGCGACGCCCTGTTTGA
- the fmt gene encoding methionyl-tRNA formyltransferase, which yields MRLVFAGTPEVALPSLRAFLDSSRHDVVAVVTRPDAPVGRGRRIERSPVAALADEHGIEVLSPAKAGDPDFLDRLRALEPDLCPVVAYGALLPQRTLDIPRFGWVNLHFSVLPAWRGAAPVQASVRAGDDITGATTFRIVKELDAGPVFGVVTEKIQPRDTSGDLLGRLSVSGAELLLSTVDGIEAGTLRAVDQPTDGVTYAAKITVDDARLDFGTPAVALDRLARAVTPEPGPWAEFRGERLKLGPVTPVEDVTLPAGEIVVERKRVLVGTATTAVALGEVQAQGKKRMAATDWARGVRIEAGERIA from the coding sequence ATGCGTCTCGTGTTCGCAGGTACGCCCGAGGTGGCACTCCCCTCGCTGCGCGCCTTCCTCGACTCCTCCCGCCACGACGTCGTCGCCGTCGTCACCCGCCCGGACGCCCCCGTCGGCCGCGGCCGCCGGATCGAACGCTCCCCGGTCGCCGCCCTCGCCGACGAGCACGGCATCGAGGTCCTGTCCCCGGCCAAGGCGGGCGACCCCGACTTCCTCGACCGCCTGCGCGCGCTCGAACCCGACCTCTGCCCGGTCGTGGCCTACGGCGCCCTGCTGCCCCAGCGCACCCTCGACATCCCGCGCTTCGGCTGGGTCAACCTCCACTTCTCCGTGCTGCCCGCATGGCGCGGCGCCGCACCGGTGCAGGCCTCCGTGCGCGCGGGCGACGACATCACCGGTGCCACCACCTTCCGCATCGTCAAGGAACTGGACGCGGGCCCCGTCTTCGGCGTGGTGACCGAGAAGATCCAGCCGCGCGACACCTCCGGCGACCTGCTGGGCCGCCTCTCGGTCTCCGGCGCGGAACTGCTGCTGTCCACTGTGGACGGCATCGAGGCCGGCACCCTGCGCGCCGTCGACCAGCCCACCGACGGCGTCACCTACGCCGCCAAGATCACCGTCGACGACGCGCGCCTCGACTTCGGCACGCCCGCCGTGGCGCTGGACCGCCTCGCACGCGCGGTCACCCCCGAACCGGGTCCCTGGGCGGAGTTCCGCGGCGAACGGCTGAAGCTCGGGCCCGTGACGCCGGTGGAGGACGTGACGCTGCCGGCGGGGGAGATCGTCGTGGAACGCAAGCGGGTGCTCGTGGGCACGGCGACCACCGCCGTGGCCCTCGGCGAGGTCCAGGCGCAGGGCAAGAAGCGCATGGCCGCGACCGACTGGGCCCGCGGGGTGCGCATCGAGGCCGGGGAGCGCATCGCATGA
- the def gene encoding peptide deformylase has translation MTVQPIRLFGDPVLRTPAVEVTDFDKELRTLVKDLWDSMQDAGGAGLAAPQLGVGLRVFTYHCDGFAGHLVNPTWEVVGEETQEGPEGCLSIPGMSWDCKRHLHVVAKGWNMHGEPIEVEGTETLARCIQHETDHLDGVLFLDRLDTETRKKAMREIRQSDWFDGSVPTLKQSPHPLFGRAN, from the coding sequence GTGACCGTCCAACCCATCCGTCTGTTCGGCGATCCTGTGCTGCGCACCCCCGCCGTCGAGGTCACCGACTTCGACAAGGAACTGCGCACCCTGGTCAAGGACCTGTGGGACTCGATGCAGGACGCGGGCGGAGCAGGACTCGCGGCGCCGCAGCTGGGTGTGGGGCTGCGCGTGTTCACCTACCACTGCGACGGCTTCGCGGGACACCTCGTCAACCCGACCTGGGAGGTCGTCGGCGAGGAGACGCAGGAGGGCCCGGAGGGCTGCCTGTCGATCCCCGGCATGTCGTGGGACTGCAAGCGGCACCTGCACGTCGTGGCCAAGGGCTGGAACATGCACGGCGAGCCGATCGAGGTCGAGGGCACCGAGACCCTGGCCCGCTGCATCCAGCACGAGACCGACCACCTCGACGGCGTGCTGTTCCTGGACCGCCTCGACACCGAGACGCGCAAGAAGGCGATGCGGGAAATCCGGCAGTCCGACTGGTTCGACGGTAGCGTGCCCACCCTGAAGCAGAGCCCGCACCCACTCTTCGGCAGGGCCAACTGA